Genomic DNA from Planktomarina temperata RCA23:
TTGTCGATTTGCCGCCTGGCACAGGCGACGTAAATATGACCCTTGCCCAGAAAGCCCATGTAGATGGGGCAATTATTGTGTCCACGCCGCAGGATGTTGCACTTATGGATGCACGAAAAGGCATTGATATGTTTAATCAATTGGGAACACCTATCATTGGTATGATTGAAAATATGAGCACGCATATCTGCTCGCAATGTGGCCACGAAGAGCATGTCTTTGGACATGGTGGCGTTAGCGAGGAGGCCAAGAAATTGAACGTACCGCTACTAGCCGAAATTCCGCTTCATCTCGACATTCGTTTGGCTGCCGATGGTGGGGCACCGATTGTTGTCTCCAAACCCAATTCTACTCAGGCACAAGCTTTCCGCAGCCTGGCAAAATCTTTGATTGAAAGCGGTCAGGCATGACAGAAAATCAAAGACCAAGCTTTCCCCCACTCTTCAGCGGACTGGCCATCAGCGGCCAGATTAATCCCTTTGAAAAGGCCCGCGCAGAGGCTACCCGTGGCTGTGATGCCGGGTTGGTAGTCTATAATTTGGCTGCTAATTCGCTTGAAGCGGCGATTGTTTTCGCTCCAGATGTGACGCTCGAAGAGGCCATGGCCGTGCTGCCGCTTTGTGGTATTGGTTTTCAAAACGCCTTGGGCGCTCTGGCGCCACCTGAGGTGGCAGTTCAGCTCGAGTGGGCCGGCGGTTTGCGGATCAATGGAGCCCGCTGCGGCGCTTTACGGGTTGCAGCGTCTACCGTGGATACCGATGCGCTGCCCGATTGGATAGTAGTTGGATTGACCCTGCCCCTCTGGCCAGAAAGTGATGCACCGGGCGAAACACCAGACCATACTGCACTCTATGCTGAGGGCTGCGCAGAGGTTAACGCACTGGGTCTATTGGAGTCTTGGGTTAAACACACTTTGGTTGGCATCAACACCTGGAGCGAAGATGGGGTAAAATCTTTGCATTCTAATTGGCGCGGTCTGGCGCATGGCATTGGCGAAGACATAAAGATTCATGGACAGGCCGGCACTTTTCTTGGCGTAGACGAGAAATTCGGAATGCTGCTTCGATCTGAAGTGACTACCCAACTCATCCCATTAAGTTCCGTACTGGAGGGCAACTGATATGATGCTGGCGCGCGCAATACATTTTGACGAAAGCGATATGAATGTCTTTCACTCGCCTGCGCGCACTGGTGAATGGTGTATCTCGGGCGGCTTTGAATTTTCCAATTGGACAGAAGCTGATTTGACTGGAAAGTCGCGGCAAGCCTTTTCCAACGGTTGGCTTGGTGTGGAGACCTTTGGCCGCGTAACATTTGTGGCTACAACCAAAATTGAACCATCAGAATACGCGTTTCTCAAGGACTCCTTAGCACGGCACTTTGTTCAAATCTATGGCGCCCCGTCCCTAGAGGAAGCAGGCCAAGTTGCAGAAGAAGAATTGGTGCATATGACCGAGCTTTGCAACGACCACGACCCTAATACTTTGCTCACAGTGGTGCGCGAGTTGACAGGCTCCGGCGTGAAAGAGGGGTTTCGCATGATTGAATCGCAAGATGCGGGATTGAACCAATTTGCCATCCATGGCTCTTTAGATGACGATGGACCTGACGGTCATGGCCACAGCCACTAGGTAAACATCCCTCGCCTTGACTCAATCAGACAAATAGAAACTTGTATTGGATTGTAGTAAAAGAGAGCCATAGCTGCAGCTCGACTGCATGACTTTGTAGAGGACAGCCCACCTACCTCTGTGGCTGAATTAGAGGCCCTTTTCGGCAAAGAAATAGCTAGCATTGTAGCTGAGCTTACCGACGACAAGTCTTTACCGAAGGCAGAGAGAAAGAAGCAACAAATCTTGAATGCCTCCAAAAAAGAGTAACGAGGCCAGCTTGGTAAAACTCGCTGATACAACCTCAAACATCGGTGCTATTGCTAATTCGCCACCTGACGGTTGGTCCTTGGAGCGACGCCTGGAATATATTGGTTGGGCCAACACGGTTGTAGGCCACTTACCGCTACTGCCCAAAGAGGGTTTAGCTGAGTTCTTGAGCCGCTGCGATCAAGCACGGTCCGTCAGGCTAAGAATGCTTCTCTTGGAGCACCCAGACACATCCATTTTCAGCATCGGTAGCGGCGCTGTCAGACGAATAAGAGCTCGCATCGGATTGCTAGTACAGCCTAAACCTATGCGCTCAATAGTTGGCGCCACTCAGCAAGAGCAGCGGTTCGATTGAGCTTGCTTGCTGATTGAGTGACATTGAGCGAATGACAGCAAGCTGCCTGCGCTCAACTGTGTCGATAATTGCAAGAAGCGGGTTTGGGATTGGTGTCCCTCGCTGGTTTTCAATGATAACACCTTGTTCTTCGACCGATGCTTGGTGTTGTCTTATGTCCGCTTCCATTCTCACGACCTTGGCCAACAGAATAAGGTCCATATCGCGCCAATCCTCGCGTGCGCGTGCGCGCGTGAACTGGCCCCAAATTATCAACTCGTCATCGCTGCGTAACTCTACGCCCTGCGGTAAAGGGACGCTTTCAATTGCACCTTTAAAACCACCGAGCGCGGCGGTGACGCTGTTTTTATCGCTACGCTTTTTCTGGCTCATATTTTTTTCTCCGGGTTTTTCCGTAAACGCGCAAAAAGTCAGTTACGAGCGCCGGTGCGCCGAAAGGTCAGCAAGGGATTAGACCCGCCCCCCACTTTCATGCATTAAGCTATGAAACAATTCCGGTAGTTGATTTGTAACACTGAATAAGCAAGCGTTGGGTTGGCGGGTATACTGGCGGGCTAGAAATTAAACCTTAATAAAATAACTGAAAAACAAAAGCTTGTAAAAATTCATGGCGGTGCTGTCAGACGAATGAGAACTCACATCAGATTGCAGGCGCAGCCTGAACCTATGCGCTCAATAGTTGGCGCCACTCAGTAAGAGCGGCGGATCGATTGATCTTGAAATTGTCTCGTGAGTAGAAGTGGCGTTCCTGATTGAAATGGTTGTGGACTGAAGAGTGGACTGCAGCGAACTTCTGCAGACATCGCATTTGTCGAAAGCGGAGCATAGCGCGTTCTCGTCGTCGAAACGGCAAGTGGGAATTCTCCGCCCTATTGTTACACCAGCGGCCCGTTTCCTGCCGATCCGCGTTGCCAACAACTTTCATTGCAGCGCCGTAGGAACGTAGTTTGTCCGTCACAACTACTTCTGGCCCGCCGTAGCGCTTCATTACTTTTCTGAGAAATTTCAATGCCGCTTTGCGGTCTCGGCGCTTGGTAACATAACTTTCCAGCACCTCACCTTCGTGATCAACGGCTCGCCAGAGATAATGTGTCTCTCCATTTATCTTTACGAAGACCTCGTCCAAGTGCCATTGCCAGTTCGAATAAGATCGCATCCGACTGACCCGGTTTCTTCGTATCTCAGCAGCAAACATCGGACCAAATCTATTCCACCAAAACCGAACTGTTTCGTGGCTGATCTCAATGCCTCGTTCGTGCAGAAGATCTTCCACGTTACGGAGTGAGAGCGGAAAACGAACGTAAAGCATCACAGCCAAGCGGATGATCTCAGGGCTCGTTTTAAAATACCTGAATGGGGAGTGTTTTGTCATACGGAGAGGCTACGAGACCACCCTGCCCGTCTCAAGCTCGTTTTGTCTGACAGTACCCTCTTTAATCTTACAGATGTATGGCGCTTCTATCTGTGGGGTTGGGACGCGGTTAAAAGAACCGAAAGCATTCATCCTTTATGGGCAATCTGCAGCGAATGGTAAATCCACCATTCAAGAGGTGCTGAGGCGTATACTTCCGCATGGTGTCATTTGTAGCATATCGCCAGGTGACATGGATAAAGAACAGTATCTGGCCAAGTTAATCGGGGCGTCAGCAAATCTGTCTGATGAGTTATCAAACGCTGCAGCTATCTCATCGGACAAATTCAAAGCTGTAATTACGGGAGACCCTGTTACCGCAAAGATCATCTACAAAGAGCCAGTGGAGTTCAAACCCAGAGCTATGCATATTTTGTCGACTAATGTACTTCCAAGTTTTAAAGGCGGCATAGATGCGGGGATCGAGCGCCGATTGCTGGTAATACCGTTCAGTCGAACAATACGTGTTGAAGAGCGGATTTCAGACTTTGAGACAAAGTTAATGAGAGAGCAGGGAGACATTTTGATTTCAGAGGCCATCCGCGAAGCGGCAATAGTGTTTAAAAACGGTCACTACTCGATGCCAGCCTCTTGCCAAGAGGCAACCACGCAGTGGATGAAAGAAGCGGACACTGTGAGAAGCTGGTTAGAAGACGGTGGTTTAAAAAGAGCCGTACCAATACGCGTAGCAAAGCTTTTCAATGAAGTTTACATTTACTTCAGAAAAGACATGGATGAAGTTGGTATCAAATATATCCCTGGGTTGCCCAAATTTAACTCAAAAATAAGGGAATTCATCACCAATGACCCGAGTTGGGAGGAGGTTCGACATTCAGACGGGAAGAAAATTCAAAGGTCTAATCTAGTGACTCGGATGACTGGAAATTCGTAGACTTTTTAAACTTAGCATCACACTAGACAATTCAGATTATGAATGTTTGCAGAAAATCGAGTCACTACGATCACTAAATGAAATTGCGCCCCAATGAATTTGCGGCACCAATATTATAGGCCCATGGTCCAAAGACCACGGCCCATGCTTAATGGGTACCCCCTTGCGGCATCCCTGCTTGCCCCCAAGAAAGGCCGCAGTAACCCCCAAGGCAATTGGTCTAATGCCAATGGTCTACTATCATGGTCTCAGAGTTCCCAATCTTTGCGCCAGTCCTTGGACAGATGCCCGTGGTCCACGAACCAAGCCTCCAGCTCTTTCAGTTCGCCGCGCATCTGCCGCCCCTCCTCTGCAAAGCGCCGTGCTTCTGCGCGCTTCTCTTTCGTGAACTTGCCATGCTTGGTTCTAGCCTCTGTGAGTCGCGCCAGGCCGTCCTTGGTCCTCGGACCGGTACTCGCGCCTCCATGGAGCTTGCAGCGGCCCACAGGGAGTCTAGCGGGGCGCTGGCAAGGCGTGCCGCTGCGCGTTCGGGCCTCGCACCTCTGACCTTGCCAGTTTGGGCCGTAGAGCCATGGTTTGGGATTAGCTTTCATTGTGCTCAACTATCATCGGTTTATGGGGTTTTATTATACCCCATTTTTGATGGTGTGGCTAGGCGCGCGTGGCTTGGTCCACGGACCGCGGACCAAGCAAAACCGTCCAGCGCAAATTGAGCTCATGCAACACTGAAGGCGGAAACGTAGGGCGTGGCTCTTGATCCCCAGTCCACAGACCCAAGCAAGATGGTCCAGGAACCCCGGGCCAGGTTTAAAGTAGCGAGATGCAGGGTGTTTTGTCATTGGCCGAGGTGACAAAGTCACCCTGCCTGTCTCAAGTGATTTCGTCTGACAAAGGCACGTCGTATTCTTACACATTACAGTAAGGAAACTAAATCCAAACAGTGACACCAAGTCATAAAATATATAAATCAATGCCAATTACCTTTTTGCAAAAAAAAACGGAGTCACCATGAGTTCAACAGCAGATAATCCCACAAAATACCCGCCGCGAACGGCACCGATTTCTTCCATTGAAATGCCCCAATTTGGATTTGGTTGCGCGCCACTTGGTGACCTGTTTGTCGAAACTTCTGAAGCCGACACTCGGCTGGCTCTAGACACTGCATGGGATGCAGGCGTGCGGTATTATGATACAGCACCTTGGTATGGGCACGGGCTGAGCGAGCACCGTTTGGGCGGATTGTTACGACAGCATTCACGGCAAGGTTACTACGTCTCAACTAAAGTTGGGCGCGTGTATCTTCCGGCGCCACGCGGTGAAGACAAGCGCGTCCAATGGTGCGGTGGACAGAATTTCGAAGTCAAATATGACTACACCGCAGAGGGACTCGCAGTATCTTATACACAAAGCCAATTGCGCCTTGGCCAAAGTTCGGTTGACGCGCTGATCATTCACGATCTGGACCAAGGATATCATGGCGATAAATTTGACAGATACTACCAACAGCTCAAAGATAGCGGGTTGGAGTATCTTCATAATTTGAAATCACGTGGAGAAATTTCGTCGGTCGGAATGGGTATCAACGCGTTGGGCGATTTCGAATTTTTTGCAGATCGTATCGATTTGGATTTTTTCCTTGTTGCGATGCCCTACACACTTCTTGATCAAAATTCGCTAAATACGGCAATGAAGAGATGTATCGAGCGCGGGATAAAAATTGTTGTTGGTTCACCGTTTGCCTCCGGATTGTTAACAAATCCAACAAATCCAGACGTGCGCTATAATTATGGCCCCGTCCCGGATTACATTCGCGCTCGAGCCATTGGGCTTCAGGATTGTTGCGCGGAATTCAACGTGCCGCTGATGGCCGCAGCGTTGCAATTCCCGCTCCTTCATCCAGCTGTCTATTCGATTATTCCAGGTGCCCGAACAGCGCGTCAAATTACTGGAAATATGGAAAATTTCAATTTAAATATTCCCAGAGAGCTGTGGACAGAAATGAAGAACCGCGGTTTAATCGTTCCGGACGCACCCATCGGATAAAAAAGGCCCAGCGTTAGGCCGGGCCTGAGTCGTCAGGGAGGTTAGTTTAATACATCAAGAACCCACCACTTACATTGATCGTTGCACCTGTCATGTAAGCCGCATGATCACTTGCCAAAAACAAGGTTGCGCCTGTATGATCTCCGGGTTGCGCCAAGCGTTTGAGTGGAATGCCACCCACCATATTTTCGATTTGACCTCCGCTCATTCTATCTAGTCCAAGCATTGGTGTCTCCACCAAACCCGGCGCAACCGAATTTACGCGAATTCCATGGTCTGCCCAACTGCGTGCGAGACCACGGGTCATGGTTGTGATTGCACCTTTGCCTGCATTATAAACGACCGACCCGCCAAACCCACCTGACATCCAGCCTTGTGAGGAATAGTTGATGATCACACCACTCCGGCCGTCGTCAACCATCAATTTTGCAACAGCTTGACTGAGAAAAAACGGCACCTTTACGTTGATGTCCATCTGGAAATCGAAATCAGATTCCGATACTTGAAACAAATCGTCCGCTCGTTTGATAACACCAGCAATGTTCACCAAAACGTCAATTTTGCCAAGTGTGCTATCGATTTTCTTAACAAGTGAGGGCAAGCGTGCGGTATCGGTCAGATCGACGCCGAAACCAGCGTGTTGCGGCCCTAGTTCCTGGGCGAATTCATCGCATTGGGCTTGATCAATGTCGACCACAGCCACTTTAGAACCAGCTTCTGAAAAACCTTTGGCAACGGCGCCGCCTATGGCGCCGGTAGCGCCTGTCAATAGAACGGTTTTGCCCTCTAAGCCAAAACTGAGATTATCACTCATTTTTGTCTCCTATTTGTCCATACGCGCGGACGCGACAAGGTCTTCGTTAATTTCAATCCCAAGACCCGGCCCCGTGGGCATCGGAACATACCCCTTCTCATGCCAGATAGGCTTGTCTACCAGGTCTTTTTGCGCCGGGCCATAAACTGGCTGAAGTTCAAGCATTGTACACGCCGGATTGGACCAACTTAGCGCCTGGCTTGCAGCCCCGACTATGGCCGTCGAGAAGTTATGAGCATTCGCCTGACGGCGGGATTGAGCACATATTTCCGCCGCCTTGGCGAACCCAGTGATTCCGGCGACCCGCCCGGGATCAAGCCCGATCACGTCAACCGTTCCAGTGTCAACGATCCGCTTTACGCCCCGTGCATTCCATTCACGTTCACCGTAGGCAATACGTATACCGGTCGCCGCACGAAGTGCTGCGTATCCTTCAGGGTCATCGTGCCCCAAAGGTTCTTCAAGCCAGTGAACACCATAATCTTCAAAGACACGCGCACGGCGAATGGCAGTTGGAACATCCCAGAAATTCTTGACGCCCAGATCAATCATCAGCATCTTGCTGGGCCCCATCGCCTCGGAAACTTGGCGGACAAAATCGACATCGCGATCATGGTCAAAGCCAAGATTAGCCTCTCCACGTTTCCCAAATCCAACTTTCGCCCCATGCAAGCCCGTAGCGGTATGGATCGAAATTTCTTCAGCCATTTCCTCGATGGTTGCTTTGGTGCCATGTAAACTGGCGACTGCTGGCATTTTTTCATGCATTGGTCCGCCCAAGAGGTCGAGCACGCTGACGCCAAGCATCTTGCCCTTGAGGTCCCAAAGCGCAATATCGATCCCCGAGATCGCGATTGATACAAGACCAGCGCCAGTTCCATACCACCAGCTGTGATCGTGCAAGTCGTGCCAGATGCCAGCCGTATGCATAGCGTTTCGGCCAACAACAATCTCGGAAAGTCCTTCAACGATTTTGGCTGCGGCCAACGTTGCTTCAGGAAAATAGGAACAGCATTCGCCCCAGCCTACTTGACCATTTTCACCGGTGATTTTGACCAGACAAACTGCACGAAACCGGTTGTGATCCGTTGGCTCTTGATAGGAGACCGGGATAGCTTCAACGCTTTTGATTTTATATGCTTTACTCATCAGAAACACAAAGCTGTTTTTGTTGACCCAAACCCTGGATCCCCAGTTCAACTTCGTCACCAGCTTTTAGATAACGCGGTGGTTTGAAACCGAGACCAACGCCCGGAGGTGTACCAGTAGAAATGATATCGCCAGGCTCAAGCGTCATGAAATTCGACAGGTAAGCAATAAGATGCGCTACTCCATAAACCATAGTCGTCGTTGAACCATTTTGAACACGTTCGCCGTTAACTTCTAGCCACATTGAAAGGTTTTGGGGATCGCCAACTTCGTCTGGGGTTACCAACCACGGGCCGGTTTGGCCGAAGTTGTCACAGGACTTACCCTTGGTCCACTGTCCCTCACGTTCAGTTTGATAGGCACGCTCGGATACATCGTTAATTACGCAGTAGCCAGCGACGTGATCCAACGCATCTTCTTCAGTCACGTATTTTGCCGACTTGCCGATGACGACACCAAGCTCCACTTCCCAGTCCGTCTTTTCAGATCCACGCGGGATGACGATCGGATCGTTAGGCCCACATATTGCCGAAGTCGCCTTCATGAATAACACCGGTTCAGACGGAACATCCAGCCCGCTTTCCGCCGCATGATCTGCGTAGTTCAAACCGATGCACATGAATTTTCCTGTACGCGCCACACAAGCACCAATGCGCGGATCGCCCTCAACAATTGGCAAACTGTGGCTATCAAGATTTGCAAACCGGCCAAGATCGCTCAGCACATCACCGGCAATATCGCTGGTAATACCACTCAAGTCTCTAATGTTTCCTGCATCGTCAAGAATGCCGGGTTTTTCTGAGCCGCGCGGGCCATATCGGAGGAATTTCATAATGCTTCCTGTATTTCTGTGGGTTTAGAACCCGGAATTGGGCGGCGCGCAGATTTGCCTGTCAGCGCACGTGTGATTTCATCTGCTACAAGGCTTTGGAGGCTTTCAACAGCAACATCCGAATACCATGCTGCATGGGGCGACATCGTAAGGTTCGGTGCAGATCTGAGAGGGGAGTCTGCTGCCAAGGGTTCTTGCAAAAATACATCAACTGACGCACCGGCAATCTCACCGTTGGTAAGCGCCGTCGCCAATGCGGTTTCATCAATCAGGTCACCACGCGCAGAATTAACCACGTAAGATGTCGATTTCATTTTCGCAAAGGCATCAGCATTCATCCGGCCAATAGTGTCTCGTGTTGCAGGAGCGTGCAACGAGATGCAGTCTGACTCACAGATCAACTCTTCAAAAGATACACCTTTTACCTTCAGCGGATTGTTTTTCGCCTCATCAAACATGGGATCGGTGGCTAGAAACTGAAACCCAAATGGGGCGAGCCGCTCAGCTACGGCCTGCGCGATCCGGCCAAACCCGAAGAAACCAATCTTAGTGTTGCCAAATGCTTTCATCGGTTTGGCGATCTTGACTGCGGCCCAGTCACCAGCTCGAACAGATGTATCAAACGCTTCCAGTTTACGTAATTTGGCCAGGATCATCGCTGCGGTATGATCGGCCACTTCCGACGTACAATAATCAGGGACATAAACACCCTGAATATTTCGCTTGTTCATCGCGGCAACGTCAAGATTATTGTACCCCACGCCGTAGCGTATCACGGTCGCATCCGGCGCGAGCCCTTCCACCGCTTCGGCATTTAGTTCTGCAAATTGCACTACGGCAACTTTTGCACCTTTTACAGCTGCCGCCACGTCTTCGGGTGTACGACAGTCGCAAAGCTCAAAGCTTGCCCCCAGCGCCTCTGCTACAGCACGTTCTCTTTCGACATCCGGGAAGGTTGCATCGGTTATGACAACATCTGCACTCATGCTGCAATCTCCAGACCAGCGCGCCGGCGAAAATCTTCATGACGTACGTCAATTTCACTGCCAACCAACTCATCGGCAGCCGAAGTACAGAGCCAAGCAATTCCGTGTGCAGGCTCCCAGGCCGGCGCTAAGTCACTACGCTTGAGATCACTCACGGGATTGATACCGCTTTCGCGAATTGATCCCTGCATGCCAGTATCAACAACACCCGGGGCAAAGCCGAAAATACGTACGCCCTGTTCGCCATATTCTTTGTCTACGCACCGCGTTAACATCGCGACGCCTGCTTTGCTGGAGCAATAAGCACTCCATCCTTCCATCGGGTTATGCGCAGCACCAGAAGACAGGTTCACAATTGTGCCACCATTCTTGATCATATACGGCAGTGCCTGTTGGATTACATAAAATGCCGAAGTTAGATTGATCTCGACGTTTTTCGCCCAGTCGCCAATGTCCACATCCGTCATCCGCCCAATCGGGTTAATAACACCGGCGTTGTTGACCAGAATGTCAAATCCTACAGCCATAAGAGCCTTAACCGCAGGCTGATCCGTTGCGTCGCAAATAACACCACGCGCGGTAACTCCTTCGGGAAGTTCACCAAGCGCCTTGTCAATTGATGGTTGGTTGCGCGCTGTAAACGTCACCTCAGCACCAGCTTTTGCCAATGCCTCGACCGTCGCGAAACCAATGCCGCGTGCACCTCCGGTGACAAGGGCTTTTTTGTTGTTAAGGTCTAGGCTCATTGGTCGAGGCTCCATTGTTTAGGTAAAAGGAAGGGGAATCCGGTGCTGGAATCAATATCGACTTCCATGATTGGAGCCATATATTCGCTCCATTTTGCGTTCACCGGATCGTCTTTGAGGAAATCTATCGTGGTTTGTAAATTGTCCGTTTCGAAATAGCCAAACAAATCCAGCCCGTGGCGGAAAATATGATAAGACTTAAGTCCCGACGCACGAAGTGCTGCATCCATTTCTGGCCAGAGTTCATCATGGCGGTGCTTGTATTCTTCTTCATATCCAGGCCGTACTTTTAGAATCCATGCATAGCTGGACATCATTCTTCCTCCTTCAGGTAATCGAGTAAAACTTCACCGGGAACGAGGGTAAATTCGGCAGCCCAGAAAAAGCCGTCCAGCATTTCGCGAACTGGAAGGCGGTGAACAGGCGCTTGCGCATTTGCGCGAAGTTCCGTGGTGCAGGGGCTACGCCAGCATTCGGTGACCTTTACATCAGACAGGCTTCTCGAGGTGAGCTGACGGATTGCTGGCGACCCATCAATATGATCAACAGCTTTTAGATTTATGTTGGTTGCAAACGGAAAAACATCAGAAAGTTCAGATATATCAGCTTCTTGTTGCTTGTAAGGCATCGTGCCAGTAACGACGTCAATTCCGTTTCGTTCAAGATTTCCAACAATCAGGTCGCCCCTGAAGTCGATCTTTGGGTTGCCAAGTTTCTTTGGTTGGCCGTGAATTTCCCGCCCATGGGTGACACCAACATCTGACGAAAGAAACAGATATGGTGAGTAAGAACCAACTGCTTTACCCGGCAACTCGGCACCAAACATCACGTTCACTTCGTTGTAAGGCCCAACCCACGACGTGTCGTTCATCTGATAAAAATGGATCATCACTTCGTCACCCGTGGGGACAAGCGGTTCGGGCAGCAAAGCGCGCATCGCCTCAACATCAGTGCGATAGACCAATGTGAAAATCTTGATATCGCGAAACGTGAACGGAAAACTGGGTATCATCGGTGCATCAAGAGGGGTCGAGAACCCACCCTTTACAATGTCAGATCTTTTGTTTTTCCACGTCATCTAAATTGCCTCCGATTTTCCAGATCTGAAAGAACGGTACATGGCATCCAGAACTTCGATCGCGCGCATACCAACTACCCCGTTGGCTTCAATGGTTTTTGCGGTGCCCTGACACACTTCAGCAAGCCGATGGATCGGTTCGATGGCCATATATTCGCCAGCGTTCGGTGCCAGATCGAGGACGACGTCGTCCTCGTCAAATCGGCGCAATTCCATGCGCGACCGTTCCATATCGATAAGAAGCATGCCTTCCGATCCAAAGACGCGAATATCAAGCTGGTAGGAGCAATGTTTGGGTACCAATGCACTCCCCGACAAACTCGCCTTAGCACCATTGGCAAAGGTCAAGATGGCTGCATCCAACAAATCAACATTAGCCGCCGACTTGGTTTCGAGCGCGTAAACCTCAGAAGGCTCCAAATCAACAAGCCGGAACAACAGACCCAGAGCGTGGCTCAGCTGTCCCCAACCGTACCCCCCCGCTTTATCGGGATCAGCCCAAGTTGACTTGTTGGGCTGGAACATATGATCTGCAGCCTCGCTAAGGCCATCACCGCCAAACAGATCAAAGGTGAAAGTCGCCATCTGACAGCTCACATGGCGTATCTCTCCAATGCGTCCATCAGCAATCAATTCAGATGCGGTTGTCGCGAAATCTTTGTAGTTCCATCCGTAAGGAATAAGGATTTCACGACCTTTTTCTTCCGCCAGTTTGACCAATGCGCGGGCGTCTTCGGCACTTGTTGCCATCGGCTTGTCGATCAGTACGTGACACCCGGCTTCAAGCGCATCACGCGCATGTTCAAAATGAAGGGTGTGCGGTGATGTGATAACCACTGCGTCCAGATCTTCGTTTTGCAACATTTCGCGATGATCAGTATATCCGCGCGCAATATCGTATTTGGCGAGGATTTTATCCAACGCACCCTGATTGCGCCGGTTCACAGCTACAAAATCAACATCTAGGTTTTCCAAAAGCGCTGGAACGTAGGCTTCAACGCCCCACCAACCAGCGCCAATCATTGCTATTTTTGATTTAGGCACCTGTGGCCTCCTTAAGTGCGTTTCGGACATTAATCATATGCTGACGCATAGCTTTTTCAGCGGCTTGCGCATCGCGCGCGTGAAGTGCCGCCATAATAGCCTGGTGGTCGGCAATGGACTGACGACGAACCTGATTTTCTTTTTGTAGTACCCGGCGGCCCTGATCACCCAAGAATTGTAACATTTTACCAACACGCGACAAAAAAACGTTTCCAGACGCGTCCAGTAAAGTTTTGTGAAACTCCACGTCGGTGTCATGAAATGTATTTGCGTCATCTGGATCCGCCAGCTGAGCGTCTAGAAGTTC
This window encodes:
- a CDS encoding biotin/lipoate--protein ligase family protein, with the translated sequence MTENQRPSFPPLFSGLAISGQINPFEKARAEATRGCDAGLVVYNLAANSLEAAIVFAPDVTLEEAMAVLPLCGIGFQNALGALAPPEVAVQLEWAGGLRINGARCGALRVAASTVDTDALPDWIVVGLTLPLWPESDAPGETPDHTALYAEGCAEVNALGLLESWVKHTLVGINTWSEDGVKSLHSNWRGLAHGIGEDIKIHGQAGTFLGVDEKFGMLLRSEVTTQLIPLSSVLEGN
- a CDS encoding DUF6505 family protein, producing the protein MMLARAIHFDESDMNVFHSPARTGEWCISGGFEFSNWTEADLTGKSRQAFSNGWLGVETFGRVTFVATTKIEPSEYAFLKDSLARHFVQIYGAPSLEEAGQVAEEELVHMTELCNDHDPNTLLTVVRELTGSGVKEGFRMIESQDAGLNQFAIHGSLDDDGPDGHGHSH
- a CDS encoding HD domain-containing protein: MAAARLHDFVEDSPPTSVAELEALFGKEIASIVAELTDDKSLPKAERKKQQILNASKKE
- a CDS encoding P27 family phage terminase small subunit, whose product is MSQKKRSDKNSVTAALGGFKGAIESVPLPQGVELRSDDELIIWGQFTRARAREDWRDMDLILLAKVVRMEADIRQHQASVEEQGVIIENQRGTPIPNPLLAIIDTVERRQLAVIRSMSLNQQASSIEPLLLLSGANY
- a CDS encoding IS6 family transposase; protein product: MTKHSPFRYFKTSPEIIRLAVMLYVRFPLSLRNVEDLLHERGIEISHETVRFWWNRFGPMFAAEIRRNRVSRMRSYSNWQWHLDEVFVKINGETHYLWRAVDHEGEVLESYVTKRRDRKAALKFLRKVMKRYGGPEVVVTDKLRSYGAAMKVVGNADRQETGRWCNNRAENSHLPFRRRERAMLRFRQMRCLQKFAAVHSSVHNHFNQERHFYSRDNFKINRSAALTEWRQLLSA
- a CDS encoding phage/plasmid primase, P4 family: MISGLVLKYLNGECFVIRRGYETTLPVSSSFCLTVPSLILQMYGASICGVGTRLKEPKAFILYGQSAANGKSTIQEVLRRILPHGVICSISPGDMDKEQYLAKLIGASANLSDELSNAAAISSDKFKAVITGDPVTAKIIYKEPVEFKPRAMHILSTNVLPSFKGGIDAGIERRLLVIPFSRTIRVEERISDFETKLMREQGDILISEAIREAAIVFKNGHYSMPASCQEATTQWMKEADTVRSWLEDGGLKRAVPIRVAKLFNEVYIYFRKDMDEVGIKYIPGLPKFNSKIREFITNDPSWEEVRHSDGKKIQRSNLVTRMTGNS
- a CDS encoding HGGxSTG domain-containing protein, with protein sequence MKANPKPWLYGPNWQGQRCEARTRSGTPCQRPARLPVGRCKLHGGASTGPRTKDGLARLTEARTKHGKFTKEKRAEARRFAEEGRQMRGELKELEAWFVDHGHLSKDWRKDWEL
- a CDS encoding aldo/keto reductase, which produces MSSTADNPTKYPPRTAPISSIEMPQFGFGCAPLGDLFVETSEADTRLALDTAWDAGVRYYDTAPWYGHGLSEHRLGGLLRQHSRQGYYVSTKVGRVYLPAPRGEDKRVQWCGGQNFEVKYDYTAEGLAVSYTQSQLRLGQSSVDALIIHDLDQGYHGDKFDRYYQQLKDSGLEYLHNLKSRGEISSVGMGINALGDFEFFADRIDLDFFLVAMPYTLLDQNSLNTAMKRCIERGIKIVVGSPFASGLLTNPTNPDVRYNYGPVPDYIRARAIGLQDCCAEFNVPLMAAALQFPLLHPAVYSIIPGARTARQITGNMENFNLNIPRELWTEMKNRGLIVPDAPIG
- a CDS encoding SDR family NAD(P)-dependent oxidoreductase; translation: MSDNLSFGLEGKTVLLTGATGAIGGAVAKGFSEAGSKVAVVDIDQAQCDEFAQELGPQHAGFGVDLTDTARLPSLVKKIDSTLGKIDVLVNIAGVIKRADDLFQVSESDFDFQMDINVKVPFFLSQAVAKLMVDDGRSGVIINYSSQGWMSGGFGGSVVYNAGKGAITTMTRGLARSWADHGIRVNSVAPGLVETPMLGLDRMSGGQIENMVGGIPLKRLAQPGDHTGATLFLASDHAAYMTGATINVSGGFLMY